DNA sequence from the Methanofollis formosanus genome:
GAGTTTCGCCTCGCCGTACGACCGCTTCAGTTCTCCGAACTCGACTTTCATTCCTCTCCCACGATGTCGGTGCCGCCCGGCGGGACGAAGGCGGCGATCGCCTCGGTGTTCAGGGCGACCCGCAGATTCTTCCAGGTATCTTCGCCGACCTGCTCTTTCAGGATCCGCTGGGCCTTCTTCGCGACGTCGTTGGGGCCGAAGGTGCCGGGCGTCAGTTCGAGGACATGCTCGGCCCGCTCCTTCACCGCTGCGATCGGCCCGCCGATCACCGCCACGCTCGGTTTGAACTGCACCCCGATGGCCGCCCCCAGGGTGACGTTACGGACATACCGCCGCTCGCCCCTGATGATGAACGCACCCCGCGCCACGTACTCGCCGGACTCGGGCGTCTTGCTCACCTGGTCGGGCCGTGCCATATAGACATCGGCGGTGAAGTGCCCGGCCTTCCAGGCATTCGAGTACGAGGCGGCAAACTGGGCCACCTCGTCTTCCAGATGGGCGGTCTCGCCCTTGACGATGACCACCGACCCGCCGTGCACGTCGGCATGCACGAAGGTGTCCTTCCCTTCCATGTAACGCTTCACCAGTTCCTCGTTCTGGGAGGCGTCCCTCCCGCCGAGGACCAGGACGCCGTCTGAGGTGTAGAACCACCTGAACCGGTGGAACCACTTCGCCTTCAGGATCGTGAAGGTCTCTTTGGGCTTCTCCTTCTTCTTCGGCACGCCGCGTGCCATCGCGTCGAGGGCGCCCTGCTTCTTCTTCTTGAACTTCTTGATCTGGTCGTAGTAGTGTTCCAGGTTTGTCTCCACGCCCTCGTGGACGTAGATCTTCACCCGCACCCCCTCCAGGTCGAGGTCAACGGCCGCATCGGCCGGGTGGACGGCCGCGATCACCCGGGCCGCCGGGAGGTCGCTCCCCTTCAGCACCGCCTCGATCTCCTGCCAGGAGCGCTCGCGGCTCGCCGGGTCCAGGACGGCGATCACCTCCTGCACCACGGTGTAGTTGGTGTAGACGGCCTCGATCGCCTTCTCGGCCCTGGCGACCTTCCCGTCGAACTTCTTGATCGCCGCCTCCTGCTGCTGGCGGATCACCTCCTCCCTGGAGAGTTTCGGCTTCTTCTTCTCGGCCTTCTTCTCGGCCGCCGTCATCGGGTAGAAGGCTTCCAGCGCCTCGTTGTAGGTCGAAAACGCCTTCTGCTCCTCGCCGATCCCCCCGACCGGCCAGCACCCCTTATCGGTGATCACCGGGTGGCGGTCCCCCTCGATCGTCGCAAGGGTCCGGTGGAAGGCCGCATAGACCGCCCCGGCATCGGCCTCAGGGGCGGGCATGTTCTTGTCGAGTCCGGCGTCGGCACAGATCACCTCGGCATATTTCCCGCCGAGGAGACAGCTGACGGCCAGCGTCCTGACCAGGTCGCGATCCGATGCCGCGAGCATCGCGGCAAACCCCTCCTCGTCGTACCCGCTGCAGTCGGTCCCCTCGGGAAGGGCGTAGGGCTCGCCGGGCACGACCGCCCGGTCCTTGAACCGGTGGTGCCAGAGCGGTTTGATGATCATGCCGTCATCGCCGATGAGGACGATGTTGCCGTCGTCGAAGAGTTCGAAGACGAGCCTGAGCGTCCCCCCCTTCTTTCCGACATCGATATAGAAGATCCGCTGGAGGCCGTACTGCCCGACCTCCACCACCTTCCCCCCATCCAGGTGCTTGCGCAGCAGCATCGCGTAACTGAGGGGAAACTTCGGGGCCTCGGGGAGGGAACCGACGAGGTGGGCCCGCCGGCCGACCTCGACGAAGAAATGATATTTGGCTCCCTCCTCGCCATTGAGCCTGATGCCCAGGGTCCTGGTGTCGTACTGGTAGATCTTGCCCACCCAGAGCGGAAGCATCGCCGAAAGCTCGGCCGTCATCGCCCTGACGTCGATCCCGCTCATCCCCTTCTGGTCTGCCATGAATTATACCAAATTAAATATGGCTTTGGCACCAAGAAATAGTCTACTGATGCGTGATGAGCGAGGAGGAACAGTTGGAAATAACGCCTGAAGCGCCGAAAGGGAAGGGCGCGGACGAAACGGCGCAGAAACAGGCTGCGCATATGCAGCGGATCAAACGGACTCTGGTGGCCTGTTTTATGGGTATCGCCATGGGTCTGGTCTCGTTCTATGTCTCCGGTGCGGTAGACCCCGCGACCGGGCTGCAGCCAAACGCGATCATCGGCGTCCTCTTCCTCATGGCGGGCGTAGTCTTCCAGAAGCATATCTTTATGCTGATGCGGATCGACTACACCGAGCTCGGCGGGAAAGACTGGTTCTATCAGGCGTTCATGACCTTTGCATTCTGGTTTATCTCCTGGTCCACCATGCTCACCACCGTCCTGATGTGATCAGCCATGCGCATAGCGGTCGTCCACAAAGACAAGTGTCATTCCAAGAAGTGCGGAAAAGAGTGCATCATCTACTGCCCCAGAGTGCGGTCCGGCGACGAGACCGTCCTCCTCGACGAGGACGGCAAGGCCGTGATCTCCGAGGAACTCTGTGTCGGGTGCGGCATATGCGTGAAGAAGTGTCCGTTTGAAGCGATCGATATCGTGAACCTCCCCGAGGAACTCGAATACCCGACCCACCGGTACGGGCCGAACACCTTCGTGCTGTACGGCCTGCCCATCCCGGTGGAGGGGAAGGTGACCGGGATCCTGGGACCCAACGGTATCGGGAAGTCCACCTCTCTCCAGATCCTCTCCGGCCAGATCCGGCCGAACCTGGGGATCTTCGAGGAGACGGTTGCCTGGGACGAGATCCTGAAGCGGTTTGCCGGGACCGAACTCTTCGACTATCTCAAGCATATCTCGGGCAAGGAGATCAAGGTCGCGGTCAAGCCCCAATACGTCACCTATATCCCGAAGGCCTTCTCGGGGACGGTGCGGGAACTGCTCGCCTCCACCGACGAGCGAGGGGCGCTCGACCACCTGGTCGAGGATCTCACCCTCGGCTCGATCCTGGACCGGGAGATCAAGAACCTCTCGGGCGGCGAACTGCAGCGGGTGGCCATCGCCGCCTGTCTGGCCAGGGAGGCCGACTTCTACTTCCTCGACGAGATCACGCCGTACCTGGATATCTACCAGCGGATGGCGGCGGCGAACCTGATCCGGGAAGTGGCCGGGAACCGGCCGGTGGTGATCGTGGAGCACGACCTCGCGATCCTGGACATGCTCGCCGATACGGTGCATGTGGCGTACGGCAAACCGGCGGTCTTCGGCGTGATCACCGGGCCGAAGGGCGTGCGGGTCGGGATCAACGAGTACCTCGAAGGTTACCTGCCCGAGGAGAACGTGCGGTTCAGGGACTCGGCGGTGGTCTTCGAGAAGCGGGCCCATGCCGAGGAGACGATCCGGGAAGATCTCTTCTCCTTCCCCGAGATGACGAAGTCGTACGACCGGTTCACCCTCACGGTGAAGGGCGGCGAGGTGAAGAAGGGCGAGGTGCTCGGCCTCGTCGGGCCGAACGGGATCGGGAAGTCGACCTTCGCCAAACTTCTCGCCGGGGTGGAAGAGCCCGACGGCGGCCCGGTCGAGGGGAAGGTCACGATCTCGTACAAACCCCAGTACGTGAAGGCCGACTCGGCCGACACCGTGGAGTTCATGCTCAGGCAGATCACCCGGCGCTTCGACACCTCCTTCTACCAGCACGAGGTGATCGAGCCCCTCGGCCTCAAGCAGATCCTCCAGTCGCCGGTCAACACGCTCTCAGGCGGCGAACTGCAGCGGGTGGCCATCGCCGCCTGTCTCTCCAGGGACGCCGACCTCTACATCCTCGACGAACCGAGCGCCCACCTCGACGTGGAGCAGCGGATGGGCCTGACGAAGGTGCTCAAGCACCATGCCGAAGGGAAGGAGTGCGGGGTGATCGTCATCGATCACGACATCTATCTCATCGACATGATCTCTGAGCGTCTCGTGGTCTTCGACGGCAAGCCCGGTGTGGCGGGCGAGGCGAAGGGGCCGTTCTCGATGCGGGACGGCATGAACCTCTTCCTCTCCGAACTCGGCGTCACCTTCAGGCGGGACAAGACCGGGAGGCCCAGGATCAACAAGCCGGGCTCGTATCTCGACCGCGAGCAGCGCTCGCATGGCGAGTATTACTACGCCCTGCCTGATAGTGAGTGAACAGAGTGGTTCCAGAGAACGCTCATACTTTTTTTGGCATTGTAGAATTTTTCATGAGGGGAAAGCACGCCTCAAGCATACGTGATGAAAATATCATAGTGCAAGTCTCTGGGTGTGAGAGGATCCTTCTCCTCGTGACAGGGGAACGGCCAGAAATCAAGCATCGTGCCGCCCCTCGGCTATCTTCGTCCGTGGGGGGTCCGGGGGGTGCAACCCCCCGGCGCGAGACGACAGGGAAGTTTCTGCAATTGAGGGCGGCATGCCTGATCATTCCATCACACCTTCCCAAACATCGGTGCCGGGGGCGCTGCCCCCGGAACTCCCGGGATTGCAATTGAAGCGGGGAAGGCAGAGGAATGGCCGAGAAGGGTCTCGATCCGATTGATCGAGCACAGGATACTTCTGGAATATGCTTCATGGAAAAAATTTTTCATGCGGCATGCTTGAGGCGTGCGTTCGCTTCATGCCCGATTCAACAGAGCCGCCTCCCTTAGATTTTCTTCAGCCTGACAATAATAACGACCGGCTTCTCAGTGTCATCATCCGTTTCCTCGTAAAAACCATCCAGTACAAACCCGGCATCAAAGCATTGATGGAAGATATCCTGCAATGACCGGTGATAATAAAGCTGGAGAACCGGCTGTCCCCGGATTGCCACACCCTCGTGGGTGCAGGCGGTGCGGTACTGTTCTTCCGGCCTGACAAAACACGGGTGGTGAGTGGAGAAGACAAAGATACCGCCGGGCTTCAGCATATCATACATCCCGTGAAGCAACGGACCTATATCTGCTATATCCATGACCGCCATATTTGCGACCGCCTTGTCAAACGAGCGTTCCTGTGCCAGGGAAAGGATCTGGTTTTTATCCGTGGCGTCACAGGTATGAAATGAGATCTGCGCCGGATATGCAGAACGGCGGCGTTTTGCGTGTGCGACAAGTTTTTCGCTGTAATCGAATGCAACAACCTGTGCTCCTTTTTCTGCAAGCCTCTGGGAAAAATTACCGTTCCCGCAGGCAACGTCGAGAACCAGATCTCCTTCCCGAATATCAAGCAGGACTTCGGTATGCGGGCGTACTATAGAACAATGGAAAAAGTTGGAATCATCTCCCATCCGGGCATCCCAGTAGTCTGCATTTGTTTCCCAGCGATGCCTGCTTTCTTCTGTAGTATCAGGAAAGTTCTTCATTATTCTCACATTTTTTCAGGAGCCATGCCATGTTCTTCCCTGCGTCTTTTGCCCGCATCAGGCCTTCCTCATCTTCAAGAACCTCCCCGATCTCTCTTCCGACACCGACAACCGGGAATCCCGGCACTGTCATCCCGCCTATGAGCAGGAAATGCAGAAGGGTGTCAAGGGTATGGAACGTCCCGCTCCGCCGCACCGCGACCGCGGCCTGCGCCACCTTGCGCCGGTAGAGTCCACCGTTTGCCATGGACACCAGGCCTGCCCGGTCGATCAGGGCCTTCATCTCGGCGGTGACATCGGTGAAGTAGACCGGCGAACCGAGAATAATGCCGTCCGCTTCAACCATCCTGTCGATGCAGTCGTTGACACAATCATCATCAAAGACGCAATGCCCGTCCTTCTTCTCAAAGCATTTCATGCAGGCAGTGCATCCCCGTGCGACGCGTCCGCTGAGAGAGATCTCCTCGGTCTCGATCCCTTCTTTCCTGAGTTCTTCGAGCATCAGCCCGATAAGGATAGAGGTGTTCCCATTTTTTCGGGGGCTGCCGTTAAATGCAACGACTTTTGTCATCGTCAATTACCGTTTTCATTTTTGGAGTATCAGTTCTAATACATTGAGGCCGATTAAAGATTTAAATACAATTTTTTGGTGTAGTATCCCGCAATCATTTGACATCAGAGTTATATGCCGATGTGAGCAAACTCTCCGACCGGGATATCCGGGGTATCATTCGTCAATGGAAGGGGGGAAAACCTGTTCGTGATCTTGCCGATTACCATCACGTAAATCGGCAACGGATTTACCCGATTGTTTCATTTTATCGTGAGCATGGTTTTCCTCCCTGCAACCCCCCGGGAAAAATCCACCTCAATCCCGTCTGAGACTGAAGCCCTCGTGCTTACCGCCCACGAGATGTACTCTCTCGGACCAAACCACCTTGAAAAGAAAATTGAGAAAGAATATGGCGTCAATATTCCGCAAAATACGATCTATCGAATTCTTCTCACCCATGGGAGAGTGGTGATCTGTATGAGGAAGATGATTGCCCTGAACGGCCAGGACAGATGGCTCATCGCATTCATGGACAATTCTTCTCGTCTCATTACCTGTTTTCAAGGTTCCAAAGGGTAGCACCAAGAAGTTTAAATTAATAAAATGAGCACACATATTATACGTAGGATATTTCTCTACATTTCAACTGTATCAATTGCATTCGTTCTCATTTTAGCTTCGCTCTCAAGCGGTTGTACTGATACAGGAAAAACCGAGGAAGAAACCGTTATTGGAACGATCTTACATGACGATAACGGGACATATATCATACAGGTGGAAAACGGAACACGCTATGTTCCTGTGAATCTGGACGAAGAGTATCAGATCGATGGCATGGTGGTGGGCTTTCGAGGGATCACTCTGGAAAATGATAGCGTGGCAGAATCACCAGGTATTCCTATCGAAATTCACTATATAGGTACATATGTTCCGCCCGGAGCAAATGCCACACTCAAACTTGAGAAAAAGTTGCCGTGAGACAATCTCGTATCGTACTGCAGAACTCAACCGGCTGCCTGAAGAAACCATGGGAACGGGTGCATCCCTTTCCCTAACAAACAGTCTGCATCGGTCCCGATCGTGAGGGAAATGATCAGACATGCCGCCCTCAATCGTAGAATCTTCCCAACCGTCTCGCGCCGGGGGGCGGCACGATGCTCGATTTCTGTTCGCTCATCGAACGCAAGAAGAAGGATCAAGGATCGATCCATCCTCACAACGGAGAGCCACAAGAATTTTCATCACGGATGCTTGAGCCCGAGGCTCATGCCCGATTCAACAAAGCCCATATTTCCAGGAAGGGGGATCAGTATATCTGTGCAGGAGTATGAATCGAATTATATTGGTGTGTTGATATCATCATATCCACCAGAAGGGCGTCTGCAACCTTGAACAGTTCACCCTCAGGTAAGGTTTTGATGATGCGTTCCGCCTGATCGGGGGCACGGCCCGGTGAACTTCGCATGAGTATCCGGCTCCGCCTCTGCAATCTCAGAGAATAGGAGGTATGAAGATCCATGAAGGCCCAGAAATTGATCGTCCTTCTGCTTGCAATGCTCATCGCCGTGACGACGATGGTGTCGATGCTGGGCGCGGCGGGAGAAGGATTCGATGAACACGATCATGATGAGATGAACAAATCCACGGATGTTCCCGATCATTTCATCCCTCCGGAATATTTCAAGGACGCAAGACCTGCAACACCCCTGCCAGAATCAGAAATGATCTCTTTCATTCTCTCAGAAAAAACGCTCAACACATCGGCGCAGGATAAAAGAAACGGGATCATTGAACTCCCTGGTTCATCTCCATGTCAAGATCCCCGGTTCATGAAATACAGAGAACACCAGACTATATTCATCGAAACAAACATCAATCCCGATGATGCGGTAGTTCTGGTACGGATGCCAGAGAGCATGTACGAAAGATTCCTTGCCGATGCACAGAATAACACGATAACTTTACCCGCATCGCACTTCTGCATGTTTTACGATAACCTCACTGATCTCGATACCCATATCGCATGCAATGGGAGTGTTTTAACGGTACTTCCCGGGGAATCGGATGCGAACAAAAATACTACGATTCCCCCACCAATAGAAACCCCCTCCCAGTCAGGAGTTCTGGGATGACCTCTATGACTGGTATCACCCTGGCAGAAGGGACGATACTTTGAGATACGGTGCATCCCCTCACTCATGAGAAACCGGTGAGACCAATCCTACGCCTTCGCTCATCTCCACCTCACGACAATAAGAGGATCGTCACAGAAAGCACAAGTACTGTGGGTGCCATAGCCGGAACTGTGGATGACCTATGGCACCCCCTCACAAATCCCCACGTGTGATCTATCTCCTCGTCACCGCCCTCCTTGCAGGATGCGTCCTGCTGGGGGCGGCAATGCTCCTCTCACCGACTGAAGAAAAACAGGCGAGCGCAGAGATCGATATGAACGAGAGCGCGGCACGCTCGATCGTACGCGCCGAGATCCCTGCCGCAGAGATGCCAGTGGAAGGAAACCTCATGGACGACGCTCCTGAAGACCCGGTCTGGGAGTTTCAAGTCCGCTCGAAAGATCAGGGATCAGGAGTGATCGGGATCGACGCAAAAACCGGAGAAGTGTCGTACGCCTACGGCGAGATCGCGGATCGTGCGGGGGTGAATACCGGCATCAGTATGGAGAAGGCAGGAGAGATCGCTGGAAATCATCTCAGGGGCGAAGAGATCGAAGGCACCCTCACCGATCCCGATGTGTCGTACGAACCCCCGCACTTTGCCGGGGATATCGGACGCTACCGGGTCACCTATGTGCGGATGATCGACGGGATCCCCTCCTTTGACGGCGTCCGGATATTCATCGATCCAGAGGACGGCACGGTCCTGAAATATCATATCAATTGGGACCTCCCTGCGACGATCGAGACCGACCCGACCCCCACCCTCTCCGCCGCAGAGGCTACCGTGATCCTGACGACCGCCATGGAAGAGAAACGCGGGTCGAAGGGGATGACGATCCTCTCGACCGAATTATACTGGTATGAAGGGGACAGCGAGCAGATCTCTCTGGCCTGGAAGATCGAGTTCGAAGACGATTATGTCAGGCCTTATGACGCGGGCCCGGCGAGCGCCTGGCTCGACGCGCATACCGGCGAGGAACTCCTCCTCTGCTACTACTTAGACTGAAGAAATGAAGAGAGGGGCTCAGAGTCCCTCTTTCCCCGCCCAGTTCCAGGCGATGAACTCTCTGATCAGTTTTGCGGCGACGGCCGCCGTCTGACCGGCGTCGACCGGGCAGACCTCGACATAGTCGAAGCCCGACGCCCGTGCGGCAAAGGCGCGCACCACACTGCGGAGATCCCAGGTGGTGATCCCGAAGGGTTCGGGCGTCCCCAGGCCCGGGGTAAGACAGCAGTCGACGGCGTCGGCGTCGACGGAGAGGTACAGGCTCCGGTCGCCGATGATCTCCTTGATCTCCTCGATCACCGACGCAATCCCCCGTGCCCGCACCTCGTCGGCCGTATACATATGAAGCCGCTCCGACTCCTCGACGAGCTCGAACTCCTCGGCAGGTCCGCTCCGCGCCCCGATGACAAAGATGTCCTCGACGTCCAGGTCCATCACCCGGCGGGTCGCGCAGGCATGGTTCCATTTCGTCCCGCCGAACTCGTCGCGCAGGTCCAGGTGGGCGTCGCAGACGACATAGCACTGAGGCTTCACCGCCTTCACCGCACCGGGCGTGATCGTGTGCTCGCCGCCGATCATGACCGGGATCTTCCCGTCGGCGGCGATCATCGCCGCCGTCTCCTCCACCTGCCCGACCACCAGATCGGGGAGGGAGAGCGGTTCGAGATCGCCGAGATCGGTGACCGGCACCTCCCAGAGGTCGACGCCGACGCTCGGAAGATAGGTCTCGAAGTTGTACGACACGGCCCTAATCGCCCCGGGCGCCTCGCGCGATCCCGCGCGATATGACGACGTACCGTCATAAGGCACGCCGAAGACCACATACCGCGCATCGGTATATTCGGCCTCGGCGTCCGCAAAAAGGTTATTTAAGAATGCTTCCATGGGTATGCACCCCTGGTTCAGCCACAGGCCGCGAGGGCCGGCGGCAGGCTCAGAGGTCCAGTTTCCGCTTGTTGAGCGCCTCGATATACTGGATCTCCTGCCCGGCCTCAAGCTTGGAGACGACGTCCTCGGAGAGTTCGAGTTCGAACATCTCGAAGTCCTTGACGTCCATCAGCTGGACGGTGTTGCCGGCGACCGAGATGATCTGGGCCATCTTGCGCTCGACGATCGGCACATAGACCTTTGCCGAGACCGGCTGTACGATGGAGCGCTTCTGCCCGTCGAAGATCCCGACTACGTCGATACGTGCCTTTGCCGCACCGTGCTTCCCCGGCTTGGAGGTGGCGATCGTGAGAATCTTGCAGGGCTCATCATCGACCACAACGTACCTGCCTTCCTTTAATTTTCCAGTTTCAGTCTGTTCCTTCATTGAGTTCACGCTCGCAGTAGTAATTTATCTGAAAGGCAGTAAATAAATACAACGCACGAGCGTTTCCATGGACTTTATACGATGGTGCGAAGACCTGGCCGACAGGGTGGAGGATGCGGTCAGGGAGATCGCAGGCACGCCGGAAGGTGGAAGATATATCAAGATGGGCGCCGACGGCACCCCGACCGAGCGGATCGACCAGGTCGCGGAGGACTGCGTCGTGGCGGCCCTGCAGGAGGAACCGGTCTGTAAACGCCTGATATCCGAGGAACTCGGGCGCATGGAGGTCGGCGGAGAGAAGGGCACCATCTATCTCGATCCGGTCGACGGGACCTACAACGCGGTGCACGGGATCCCCTTCTACACCCTCTCGATCGGGTACGGCGAGGAGGGCGTCCTGAAGAAAGGGTTTATCAGAGACCTCTGCACTCACGAGACTTTCTGGGGTGAGATCGGCAAGGGCGCATATGTCAACGGTCGACCGTGCCGGGTCTCGAAGACCGCCTATCTCAAAGAAAGCGCGCTTTCGGTCTACGGACGCAAGTTCGACCCGAGCAGCGTCCTCCGCCTCGGCCAGCAGGTCCGGCGGTGGCGGCTCCTCGGGGCGTCCTCGCTCGAACTCGCCTACGTCGCCTGCGGACGGCTCGACGGGTTCGTGGACGTCAGGAACACCCTGCGGATCACCGACGCCGCCGCCGGGATCGTCCTCTGCCACGCGGCGGGCGGCACGGTCACTGACCTGGACGGCCAACCGATCACCTTCCCCGACGAGGTGAGCATGGGGCGTTGCCTCATCGCCACCAACGGCATCATCCATAACAAGGTCATCGAATATCTGAGGTAAAATACGTGAAAACACTCCTGATATCGCGGATCGATAAGCCCGAGGTGCTGGCCTACGCCGGCGAGGTGGAGCGTCTCCTCCTCTCGTACGGGTATCATGTGGCCCTCGAAGGGAGCACGGCCATCGCCATGGGGCGTGAAGAAGACGGGGAATGGCTCGACGAGACCGATGCCGATATCGTCGTCGCCATCGGCGGGGACGGGACGGTGCTCCTCGCGGTCCAGAAGATGAGACGGCAGATCCCGGTGATCGGGATCAACAAGGGGCATGTGGGCTTTCTCGCCGAACTCGAGTCCGGAGAGGTGCCGGCGTTCTTCCGCAACCTCCAGAGGCGGATGCGCCTGGAACTGCGGATGCGGATCGCCCTCAGCACCGATTCAGAGCATCTCGGCGAGGCTCTCAACGAGGCGGTGATCGTCACCGCACGCCCGGCCAAGATGCTCAGGTTCACCATCGTCATCGACGGCGTGGAGGTGGAGGAGTTCAGGGCCGACGGCCTCATCGTCGCCACGCCGACCGGTTCGACGGCCTATGCGATGAGCGGCGGCGGACCGATTGTCGACCCCAAATTCGACGGCTTCCTCCTGGTCCCCCTCGCCCCGTACATGCTCTCCTCCCGCCCGCACCTCATCGACAGCAGCCGCGACCTGAAGATCAGGCTGGAGAGCGCGAAACCGGCCCAGATCGTACTCGACGGCCGCGGCAGTGTCCCGATCGGCACCAACGTCGAACTCACGGTCAGGCGGGCCGAGAACCCGGCGGTCTTCATCGATGCCGGGAAAAATTTCTTCCTGAAGGTGCGTGAGAAACTCCATTCTCTCTAAGCCCATATTTTTCCTCCATACCCACATTTTTTATCTCCTGGATCAGAGTAGAAAGTGGAGGTAAACCCGATGGAAGACATAAGAACCACGATTGATTATGCCGCAGTCTCTGAGAGCCTGAAAACAAACCTTGGCCTCTCAGGTTCGCCGGTTGCGGTCAAGTTCGTCCGGACGGAGGAAGAGATCCCGGAGGGCGTCGGAGCGCTCGACGAAACCACCCGCCACTGCCAGATGGTCAGTCTGGCCAGGAAGGAAGGGAAGATCTTCTATGCAACCGTCGACAAGCACTCGTGCTCGGGCGGCGCCTGGGCCCTGGGGCTCAAGGACCTCACCCCGAGCCTGAAGAGCGGCGAGTTCTACTTCAAACTCGGCAAGTTCGACACCTGGGCGGCGTGCAAGCGGACCATCGACCAGATCCCGCACCTCGAGTCAGGGACGACCTATGCCACGATGTACGCCCCGCTCGAGAAGACGCCCTTCACCCCGACGGTCGTCCTCATCGTCGCCGAGGCCAGGGTAATGCTCAAACTCGCCCAGGCAGTGCTGTACAAACTCGGCGGCAGGGTCGAGGCGAACTTCTCCGGCATCCAGTCGGTCTGCGCCGACACCGCCGCCCAGACCTACCTTAACGGGAAGGTGAACTTCTCGCTCGGGTGCGACGGGTCCAGGAAGTTCTCCGGGATCGAGGACGGCGAGATGGTCATGGGCATCCCGGTCGAACTCCTGCCCGAGATCGCCGAGGCGCTCCCGATCGTCACCGGCGCACCTGGCTCGGTGAAGAAGTAAGGGGCCGGGGTTTTCCCGGTTTTAGAACTCTTTTTTTTTTTGGCTCTGTAGAATATTTCATGAGGCGAGATCACGCCTCAAGCATACGGGATGAAAATATCAGATCA
Encoded proteins:
- a CDS encoding NAD(+)/NADH kinase, which codes for MKTLLISRIDKPEVLAYAGEVERLLLSYGYHVALEGSTAIAMGREEDGEWLDETDADIVVAIGGDGTVLLAVQKMRRQIPVIGINKGHVGFLAELESGEVPAFFRNLQRRMRLELRMRIALSTDSEHLGEALNEAVIVTARPAKMLRFTIVIDGVEVEEFRADGLIVATPTGSTAYAMSGGGPIVDPKFDGFLLVPLAPYMLSSRPHLIDSSRDLKIRLESAKPAQIVLDGRGSVPIGTNVELTVRRAENPAVFIDAGKNFFLKVREKLHSL
- a CDS encoding DUF169 domain-containing protein → MEDIRTTIDYAAVSESLKTNLGLSGSPVAVKFVRTEEEIPEGVGALDETTRHCQMVSLARKEGKIFYATVDKHSCSGGAWALGLKDLTPSLKSGEFYFKLGKFDTWAACKRTIDQIPHLESGTTYATMYAPLEKTPFTPTVVLIVAEARVMLKLAQAVLYKLGGRVEANFSGIQSVCADTAAQTYLNGKVNFSLGCDGSRKFSGIEDGEMVMGIPVELLPEIAEALPIVTGAPGSVKK